In the Ochrobactrum sp. Marseille-Q0166 genome, one interval contains:
- the proC gene encoding pyrroline-5-carboxylate reductase yields the protein MQDTVILVGCGNMGFAMLKGWLDSGILEAENVHVVEPSEALQTRAALAGVNACSSADSLSDNLDPRMVLVAVKPQVMSDVLPAYKRFAPNATFVSVAAGIPVSFFEQHLGSDAKIMRCMPNTPAAIGKGMLVTYKNTNVGDDDAAFVKSLLKTSGKVASIDDEAQMDAVTAVSGSGPAYVFHFIEALTDAGVTAGLPRETAALLAMQTVMGAGALAAASSDSPTKLREQVTSPNGTTAAALDVLMGEDRLKNLVTEAVDAARKRSIELGKA from the coding sequence ATGCAAGATACAGTCATTCTCGTTGGTTGCGGCAATATGGGCTTTGCGATGCTTAAAGGTTGGCTCGATAGCGGCATTTTAGAAGCGGAGAATGTGCATGTGGTTGAGCCTTCTGAAGCTCTTCAAACTCGTGCGGCACTTGCCGGTGTAAATGCATGCTCAAGTGCGGACTCACTCTCCGACAACCTCGATCCGCGAATGGTGCTGGTTGCCGTCAAGCCGCAAGTCATGAGCGATGTATTGCCTGCCTATAAGCGCTTTGCACCGAATGCTACCTTTGTCAGTGTCGCTGCCGGCATCCCGGTTTCGTTCTTCGAGCAGCATTTAGGTAGCGACGCAAAGATTATGCGTTGCATGCCGAACACGCCTGCCGCGATCGGCAAGGGAATGCTTGTCACTTACAAGAATACAAATGTCGGTGATGACGACGCGGCTTTTGTGAAGAGCTTGCTCAAGACGTCCGGCAAGGTCGCAAGCATCGACGATGAAGCGCAGATGGATGCAGTGACTGCCGTTTCCGGTTCTGGTCCGGCTTATGTGTTCCACTTTATTGAGGCGCTAACCGATGCTGGTGTAACAGCTGGGCTGCCGCGCGAGACGGCAGCGCTCCTTGCCATGCAGACCGTCATGGGTGCCGGTGCATTGGCTGCGGCAAGCAGCGACAGCCCAACCAAGTTGCGCGAACAGGTTACAAGCCCTAACGGCACCACTGCCGCAGCATTGGACGTGCTGATGGGCGAAGATCGTCTCAAGAATTTGGTCACCGAAGCCGTAGATGCAGCGCGCAAACGTTCAATTGAACTCGGCAAAGCTTAG
- a CDS encoding ABC transporter ATP-binding protein — translation MDRSLLRANDLSVRYGGKLALDHVNLEIASGETLALVGPSGSGKSTLARALLRLHVLQSGSIEFDNENWLALKGSVLRKRRARMQMVFQDPLSAFNPRATVYGLLHEPLRIHGIRRDISELLQKVGLDPKLSKRGVHEISGGQRQRVAIARAFATNPSLIVLDEAVSALDLTVRGSILKLLKEIQKAEGTAYLFITHDLAVAAQMADRIAVMERGRIVECRPARDLIAAPQAPVTKALIEAVPRILF, via the coding sequence ATGGATAGAAGCTTGTTGCGGGCGAATGATTTGAGTGTGCGTTATGGCGGCAAGCTGGCGCTTGATCATGTAAATCTTGAGATTGCATCCGGTGAAACGCTGGCACTGGTCGGGCCTTCCGGTAGCGGTAAATCCACACTGGCGCGGGCACTTCTAAGGCTGCATGTACTTCAATCGGGTTCGATTGAGTTTGATAATGAGAACTGGCTTGCGCTCAAAGGCAGCGTGTTGAGAAAGCGCCGCGCACGGATGCAAATGGTGTTTCAAGACCCGCTTTCAGCCTTTAATCCTCGCGCAACAGTATATGGTTTGCTGCATGAGCCTTTGCGCATCCATGGCATAAGGCGCGATATTTCAGAGCTTTTGCAAAAGGTTGGCCTTGATCCCAAGTTGAGCAAACGCGGTGTGCATGAGATTTCCGGTGGCCAGCGTCAGCGTGTGGCAATCGCACGGGCCTTTGCAACAAACCCGTCGCTCATCGTTCTGGATGAAGCGGTGTCGGCGCTCGATTTGACGGTGCGTGGCTCAATTCTGAAATTATTGAAGGAAATACAGAAGGCCGAAGGCACGGCCTATCTCTTCATCACGCATGATCTGGCGGTCGCTGCACAAATGGCTGATCGGATTGCTGTTATGGAGCGTGGACGAATTGTCGAATGTCGCCCCGCGCGAGATTTGATCGCGGCACCGCAAGCGCCCGTTACAAAGGCGCTCATTGAAGCTGTGCCGCGAATTCTTTTTTAG
- a CDS encoding ABC transporter ATP-binding protein, giving the protein MSVLAYIENLGVCYGSDTALNNLDLDIEAGETLAIIGESGSGKSTLALALAGLLPANARVSGAIQWPNGKPKPGRDVGFVFQDPVSSFDPLMRVGAQLVETIRAHQNIDRHAAKDKALKLLARVQIAEPDLSFVRYPHQFSGGQKQRIAIALAIAANPNLLIADEPTSALDTIVQQEIVALLRALVQADGMTLIFITHDIALASNLADRIAVFRHGELVESGLAREIITNPQSDYTKALIAAVPVLEPEHG; this is encoded by the coding sequence ATGAGCGTGCTCGCCTATATTGAAAATCTAGGCGTGTGCTATGGCAGCGATACAGCGCTCAACAATCTTGACCTCGATATAGAGGCCGGTGAAACGCTTGCAATTATTGGCGAAAGCGGTTCCGGGAAAAGCACATTGGCATTGGCGCTCGCCGGCCTTCTGCCAGCCAACGCTCGGGTTTCAGGCGCGATCCAATGGCCGAATGGGAAACCAAAACCGGGGCGCGATGTAGGCTTTGTTTTTCAGGATCCGGTTTCAAGTTTCGATCCCCTGATGCGCGTTGGTGCGCAACTCGTCGAGACAATCCGTGCCCATCAAAACATTGATCGTCATGCGGCCAAAGATAAGGCGCTCAAGCTGTTAGCGCGCGTGCAGATTGCGGAGCCGGATTTAAGTTTTGTGCGCTACCCGCATCAGTTTTCCGGTGGGCAAAAACAGCGTATCGCTATAGCTCTTGCCATCGCAGCAAACCCAAATCTTTTGATTGCGGACGAGCCGACCAGTGCGCTCGATACCATTGTACAACAGGAAATCGTGGCACTGCTGCGCGCCTTGGTTCAGGCTGATGGCATGACGCTGATCTTCATCACCCATGATATTGCGCTGGCTTCCAATCTTGCGGATCGCATTGCCGTGTTTCGTCATGGTGAACTGGTGGAAAGCGGTTTAGCGCGCGAAATCATTACAAACCCACAGAGCGATTATACAAAAGCGCTGATTGCAGCCGTTCCCGTGCTGGAGCCTGAACATGGATAG
- a CDS encoding ABC transporter permease, protein MSGMRRYFGSGEGVAGAIILLVLIAAALLAPLLFPGDPLHIVATPMLAPFDNPSFPLGTDRLGRDVVAELFHASRTSLVVGLAAAAASILIGSIVGTLSGFAGGLVDEVLMRITEAFQTVPGFLLALALVSIAGPSLPVLVAAIALSSWTQAARLTRGQVLSIRERDYVASARVIGMHPLEIAFRQILPNAVPPVLALVPVIVASAILIEAALSFLGLGDPNRVTWGGMIAEGRTVLRSAPWLSILPGIALALTVVGVYLAGEGITQAASRREVQA, encoded by the coding sequence ATGAGTGGGATGAGACGTTATTTCGGATCGGGCGAGGGCGTTGCAGGCGCGATTATTCTGCTCGTGCTCATCGCAGCAGCACTTCTTGCACCGCTGCTCTTTCCTGGCGATCCGCTGCATATTGTTGCAACGCCGATGCTTGCGCCGTTTGACAATCCATCCTTTCCGCTCGGAACAGACCGGCTGGGTCGTGATGTGGTAGCCGAGCTTTTCCATGCAAGCCGAACATCTCTGGTCGTGGGGCTGGCCGCAGCGGCGGCATCCATTCTGATTGGCAGCATTGTCGGTACACTGTCAGGTTTCGCCGGTGGTCTGGTCGATGAAGTGCTGATGCGCATCACGGAAGCCTTTCAAACTGTGCCGGGTTTTCTACTAGCGCTGGCACTGGTGAGCATCGCTGGGCCCTCGCTGCCGGTGCTGGTCGCAGCGATAGCGCTTTCTAGCTGGACGCAGGCTGCACGCCTTACGCGCGGGCAGGTTCTGTCGATCCGTGAGCGCGATTATGTGGCGTCGGCGCGTGTTATCGGTATGCACCCGCTTGAAATTGCTTTCCGGCAAATCCTGCCCAATGCCGTGCCGCCGGTGCTGGCGCTTGTGCCGGTAATTGTTGCCTCTGCAATTCTGATTGAAGCAGCGCTGTCATTTCTGGGACTTGGTGATCCCAATCGGGTGACATGGGGTGGCATGATTGCCGAAGGCCGCACGGTTTTGCGATCAGCGCCGTGGTTGTCCATTTTACCGGGGATTGCACTGGCGTTAACTGTCGTCGGTGTCTATCTCGCAGGAGAAGGTATCACGCAGGCTGCATCGCGGCGCGAGGTGCAGGCATGA
- a CDS encoding ABC transporter permease, with protein MYAHDVAQILTLFRKRLISSMIVLLIVVIGCFLMLETAPGDAVDAYAVSFGGDASAIAEMRARWGLDQSVWHRLTAYLAALVQGNLGWSVSFNRPILDVILERLPNTLLLMGAATALSFAVGSALGIVAGARPGSFRDRFLSVASLILYAIPGFWLALVLVILFSIRLRWLPSSGIETIASGKEGFARGLDIARHLVLPVVSLGLIYLALYLRVMRASMADIWRMDFVRALKARGISRPRIVLRHVARNALSPLVTMLGLQAASMLGGSVVIESVFAVPGLGRLAQESVASRDTPLLLGVILTSAIMVIAVNFVVDLLYLWLDPRISAGKARP; from the coding sequence CTGTACGCTCACGACGTGGCGCAGATTCTAACCCTTTTCAGGAAACGATTGATCAGCAGCATGATTGTGCTGCTAATTGTTGTCATTGGTTGTTTTCTGATGCTGGAAACCGCACCGGGCGACGCGGTTGATGCCTATGCGGTAAGCTTTGGCGGTGATGCGAGTGCCATTGCTGAGATGCGCGCTCGCTGGGGGCTGGATCAATCCGTTTGGCACAGACTTACAGCCTATCTCGCCGCACTTGTGCAAGGTAATCTGGGCTGGTCGGTCAGTTTCAATCGTCCCATTCTCGATGTCATTCTTGAGCGCCTCCCCAATACGCTGTTGCTGATGGGCGCTGCGACGGCACTGTCTTTCGCGGTCGGGTCGGCTTTGGGCATTGTCGCAGGCGCAAGGCCCGGAAGCTTTCGAGACCGTTTTCTGTCGGTTGCTTCACTTATACTCTATGCCATTCCCGGTTTCTGGTTGGCGCTTGTGCTGGTCATCCTGTTTTCAATCCGGCTGCGCTGGCTGCCTTCAAGCGGCATTGAGACCATTGCTTCCGGTAAGGAAGGGTTTGCGCGCGGGCTTGATATAGCACGTCATCTCGTGCTGCCGGTTGTCTCGCTAGGGCTGATTTATCTGGCCCTTTATCTGCGCGTGATGCGCGCTTCCATGGCTGATATCTGGCGCATGGATTTCGTCCGCGCATTAAAAGCGAGAGGCATATCACGTCCGCGTATCGTACTGCGCCATGTGGCGCGCAACGCGCTCTCACCCCTTGTCACCATGCTTGGGTTGCAAGCCGCTTCCATGCTGGGCGGCAGCGTGGTGATTGAAAGCGTCTTTGCGGTCCCCGGCCTGGGAAGACTCGCACAGGAGTCGGTTGCAAGCCGTGATACGCCTTTGCTGCTGGGCGTCATTTTGACGAGTGCCATCATGGTGATCGCGGTCAATTTTGTCGTCGATCTTCTCTATCTTTGGCTTGATCCGCGCATATCTGCCGGAAAGGCACGGCCATGA
- a CDS encoding ABC transporter substrate-binding protein — translation MARFIASRRAFLVGSTSLAALPLLPDWARAEDAPQKGGRLVVAADSEPRNLNPAIVASNGVFFVASKVIEPLAEASFDGENGLEPRLATSWEGSDDGLTATFRLRDGVKWHDGQPFTSEDVAFSAMQVWKPLQNLGRVVFKTLEKVETPDEHTAVFHFSEPTSFQLIRNAMPALTAVLPKHVFDGTDIAANPANEKLIGTGPFKYAEHKTGEYYRLTKNEDYWGEGEPYLDEIIYRVLPDRAAAAGALEAEEIDLAAFSAVPLADLARISKVPGLNVISKGYEALTYQLVVEINHRRKELSDLKVRQAIAHAIDRDFVVKTIFLGYAKPSTGPVPQYDGQFYTGDVTAYPFDVAKANALLDEAGYKRGKDGTRFALKLLPAPYFNETRQFGDYLRQALAEIGIDARIVNNDSAAHQKAVYTDHDFDLAIAPTVYRGDPAISTTILVESGIAAGVPFSNQGGYANAELDALIAKAAHEIDEKKRTALYHQFQKRVEDDLPLINVAEWGFITVANERVKNVSNNPRWAVSNWADVFIAQ, via the coding sequence ATGGCTCGGTTTATTGCTTCACGCAGGGCATTTCTGGTTGGTTCGACATCACTTGCGGCTTTGCCGCTGTTGCCTGATTGGGCGCGTGCCGAAGACGCACCGCAAAAAGGCGGGCGGCTGGTCGTGGCTGCAGATTCCGAGCCGCGCAATCTCAATCCGGCAATTGTTGCGTCCAATGGTGTTTTCTTCGTTGCGAGCAAGGTGATCGAGCCGCTGGCCGAAGCGTCCTTTGATGGTGAAAACGGTCTGGAACCACGCCTTGCAACCAGTTGGGAAGGCTCCGATGATGGCCTGACCGCGACCTTCCGCCTGCGTGATGGCGTAAAATGGCATGACGGTCAGCCGTTTACTTCCGAGGATGTGGCGTTTTCAGCAATGCAGGTCTGGAAGCCGCTGCAAAATCTCGGCCGCGTGGTGTTCAAGACGCTTGAAAAGGTCGAAACGCCGGATGAGCATACGGCTGTTTTCCACTTCAGTGAGCCAACATCGTTTCAGCTTATTCGCAATGCGATGCCAGCACTGACTGCGGTACTGCCCAAGCATGTGTTTGATGGCACGGATATTGCTGCCAATCCCGCCAATGAAAAGCTGATCGGCACTGGGCCGTTCAAATATGCCGAACACAAGACCGGTGAATATTATCGTCTGACGAAAAATGAAGATTATTGGGGCGAGGGTGAACCTTATCTCGATGAAATCATCTATCGCGTGCTGCCCGATCGTGCCGCAGCGGCCGGTGCGCTGGAAGCCGAGGAAATTGATCTTGCTGCGTTTTCCGCCGTGCCTCTGGCTGATCTCGCGCGCATTTCGAAAGTGCCAGGGTTGAATGTCATTTCCAAAGGCTATGAAGCGCTGACCTATCAGCTGGTTGTCGAAATCAATCATCGACGCAAGGAACTGTCCGACCTTAAAGTTCGTCAGGCAATCGCCCATGCGATTGATCGCGATTTCGTCGTGAAGACGATTTTTCTCGGCTATGCAAAGCCTTCGACCGGGCCGGTTCCGCAATATGACGGCCAGTTCTATACGGGCGATGTTACCGCTTATCCTTTCGATGTGGCGAAGGCCAATGCGCTGCTGGATGAGGCGGGCTATAAGCGCGGCAAGGACGGCACACGCTTTGCACTGAAGCTGCTTCCAGCCCCCTATTTTAACGAAACCAGACAGTTTGGTGATTATCTGCGGCAGGCGCTGGCGGAAATCGGCATTGATGCGCGTATCGTCAACAATGATTCAGCAGCACATCAGAAGGCAGTCTATACGGATCACGATTTTGATCTTGCGATAGCACCGACCGTCTATCGTGGCGATCCCGCAATTTCTACGACCATTCTGGTGGAAAGCGGTATTGCAGCGGGCGTGCCATTCTCCAATCAGGGTGGCTATGCTAATGCGGAATTGGATGCACTGATTGCCAAGGCTGCCCATGAAATTGACGAGAAGAAGCGAACCGCGCTTTATCATCAGTTCCAGAAACGCGTCGAAGATGATTTGCCGCTCATCAATGTGGCGGAGTGGGGCTTTATCACGGTTGCCAATGAGCGAGTGAAGAACGTCTCCAACAATCCCCGATGGGCTGTTTCCAACTGGGCCGATGTGTTTATTGCACAGTGA
- a CDS encoding DUF930 domain-containing protein produces the protein MGGFVSVCLHSAVLTLLLISFPVSNHSVAPEDVKVELVPPPSAPSPEPTENKPVEPSQSAQAPQAYETATNEEKENTKIEPTDPTAQEGDDTPQPVDGQSDQEKKQSSAGEQVLSAENSAISVASGEEQQTPMVKARRIYSKDALSNPRVKQALGKLSPTDRVIQICGIEALEQIRHHRPDIVPDMMARTGGALTASSLKMSDGAFRSRSNWYNLDFDCKINPEDMNVTSFQYAIGDVIPKKDWSRRELPAD, from the coding sequence TTGGGCGGTTTTGTTTCGGTTTGCCTTCATAGTGCCGTGCTTACTCTGCTGTTGATTTCATTCCCGGTTTCAAACCATTCTGTTGCGCCAGAAGATGTGAAAGTGGAGCTTGTGCCGCCGCCTTCAGCGCCATCGCCCGAACCAACTGAGAACAAGCCTGTTGAGCCCTCCCAGTCTGCGCAAGCACCTCAGGCATATGAAACAGCTACAAATGAGGAAAAAGAAAATACCAAAATTGAACCGACGGATCCGACTGCTCAGGAAGGGGATGATACGCCTCAACCTGTCGATGGTCAGTCGGATCAGGAAAAAAAGCAGTCGTCCGCGGGTGAACAGGTTCTGAGTGCTGAAAACTCCGCCATCAGTGTCGCAAGTGGCGAAGAGCAGCAGACCCCCATGGTTAAAGCCAGGCGAATTTACTCAAAAGATGCACTTTCAAATCCACGCGTGAAACAGGCCTTGGGAAAACTCTCTCCCACAGACCGGGTTATTCAGATTTGTGGGATAGAAGCGCTGGAGCAGATTCGGCATCACCGGCCTGATATTGTGCCCGATATGATGGCGCGCACAGGTGGTGCGTTGACAGCTTCGAGTTTGAAAATGTCAGATGGTGCGTTCAGAAGCCGTTCAAATTGGTACAATCTTGATTTTGATTGCAAGATTAATCCAGAAGATATGAACGTCACATCGTTCCAATATGCAATTGGCGACGTCATCCCCAAAAAAGACTGGTCTCGGAGAGAATTGCCGGCGGATTAG
- a CDS encoding tellurite resistance TerB family protein — MKNISPQDALVYIMVTTSAADTTMTDAELESISNVVSRLPVFQGFDSARLPKLASDCYGLLAFEDGLERILDLAHDAMPEKLYDTAYALAVEVAAADLHVEQEELEFLQMLRDRWTLDELTVAAIERSARVRFRKL, encoded by the coding sequence ATGAAAAATATTTCGCCGCAAGACGCGCTCGTTTACATTATGGTGACGACATCTGCCGCTGACACCACAATGACCGATGCCGAGTTGGAATCCATTAGTAACGTAGTTTCTCGCCTGCCGGTTTTTCAGGGTTTTGATTCAGCACGTCTGCCAAAGCTTGCCAGCGATTGCTACGGGCTTCTGGCGTTTGAGGATGGTCTGGAGCGGATTCTCGATCTTGCGCATGATGCAATGCCGGAAAAACTCTACGATACCGCCTATGCACTGGCGGTCGAAGTGGCGGCGGCTGACTTGCATGTCGAGCAGGAAGAGCTTGAGTTTCTTCAAATGCTGCGTGACCGATGGACGCTGGATGAGCTTACCGTTGCAGCCATTGAGCGCAGCGCACGAGTGCGTTTCCGCAAGCTTTGA